CCCCCTCGCCCAGGAGATTCCCAAAGCCCTTCTGTGCCCAGTTTTTGCCATTGATGCAAAACTTTTGTGACTGTTTTTTTGTGACAATCAAAGTGATCTGCTATCTTCTCTACATACCAACCATGTGCATTTAGCCTGATTATTTCCGCCCTGTCTTTGACTTTCTGTGGTACATCCTGTTTTCTCAGATTTAGTAAAGTTTGGTCTTGCTCAGGAGTCAGAAATACCCTTAAACGCGCACCCATACACCAACTACCTTGTAGATGCATTATCAGTCTTTACATATCTTAACATAGCTGACTTTTTTGGCACCTACCTACTTATGGGCTTCATTGAGTTTGTTGGCTGATTCTTCTAATAAGCGTTGTTCATGAGTATTTCTTGATAACAACAGTTGGCGCTCAATACCTGTTGAGCCAATGATACATGGAAGTCCAAGAACAACTTCACTGCCAACTCCATAGTTAGAATCTGCTCTGGCCGATACTGGAAATATCTGCTTTTCATCTCGCAGGATGGTATCAACTAACTGACAAATTACTGTTGATATACCATAGCTTGTATTTCCTTTGCGTTCAAAAATGTTATGGCCTCGTTTACGAGCTAACTGTGCGTACTCTTGCTGAATTTGTTCTAGCGTTGCTCCTTGTGGTATAGGAAATTCTGTTAACAGAATTCCCCCAATAAATGCACTAGACCAAACGACAAATTGACTGTCTCCATGCTCTCCAATCACATAAGCATGAATGTCTTGTTTTGCAACATTCAGTCGCTTTCCAAGCTGATATCTCAGTCTAGCAGTATCAAGAACAGTTCCGGAACCGAAAATTAGGTTTTCTGCTCTGGTGGAAGTAGCGATCGCAATCCGCGTGAGTACATCCACTGGATTGCTAATGATAATTACGATTGAATTCGGTGCAACTCGATCCAATTCTTTGATTGTCGAACGTATAATCTCTGCATTGTCGCTCAATGTATCTAATCGGGTCTGTCCAAGTTTCGGCTGCACCCCAGCAGTCACAATAATGATATCTGAATCAGCTAAATCTTCATACTGATTTGATGGTATGATCTCCATCTCTTTAAGTAGGGGAATGCTGTCTTCGATATCCCATACTTGCCCTTCAGCTTTTGATAAGGTTCGGTCAAAAAGGACAACCCTTACACATCTACCGAGTAGAACTAAAGCATTTGCAACGTCTGCACCTACATTACCTGCACCAATAATACCGACTTTAGATGTTTTACTCATGATGCTATATCTACTTTTTTCAAGAGTGAAATGTCGTTTGTTTGCTAATTCCTTGGGTCTGCAATTGCTGCCTCCTTACAACTTGGAAAACAATATATTTAATCCTTCGGTCATCGTGGGATGAGTCAAAATACCATCGCGTAGAACGGTGTACGGCATCTGAGCTTGCATCACCATCTGCACCGTTGAAATCACTTCACCTGCTTCATGACACAACAGGGAACACCCTAGAATACGACCTGTATCTGCATCCACGATCGCCTTGAGAAGCCCATCAGTTTTACCGAGTGTTTTCGCTCTAGGAACAGCTGACGCATCCACCTTCGCCACGCGGATAGCATATCCTTGTTGCTGTGCTTCAGTTTCAGTCAAACCCACATGAGCCAATTCTGGATCGATGAACAGACACGATGGAACCAATCGATCCCGTGTACTACGGTTGCCCCCATCAATTAAATTAGCTTTGATAATGCGATAATCATCGAGCGATATATGAGTGTATTGTGGGCCGCCGTTGATGTCGCCTAACGCCCAAATCCCCGGAATATTCGTCTCTAAGCGATCGTTAACTTGAATAAATCCGCGTGTATCAGTTACCACATCAGCAGCAGCTAAATTTAAGCTATCGGTATTGGGCGCACGACCAACGGCGACGAGCAAATGCGACCCCTGGAGGGTGATTTCACGATCGCCAACTTGGATTTGAAGAATGGTTTCATTACCAGTGCGATTAACCCTCAACACCTTCGCCTTCAACAAGAATTCAATACCATCTCGTTCCAGCAATGTTTGGACTGCGATCGCTATATCTGGATCTTGCTGTGACAGGATTTGCTCACTTTGCCCAATGACAGTAACACCAGAGCCAAAGCGCCGGAACATCTGGGCAAACTCTAAACCAATATAGCCACTACCGAGAACGATCAGGTGTTCAGGCAGGTATTCTAGCTCCATAATCGACTCACTCGTTAAAAACTCAACTTCTGTGAGTCCGGGAATGGATGGAATTAACGGTCGTGTGCCTGTATTAATAAATAAGCGTTCGGCGGTAAGTAAGCGATTGTTCCCCTCAGTTGTCGTTACTGCGATCGTTTTGGGAGCAGCAAAGCGGGCTGTACCAATGATCAGTTCGTGACCCAAAGCAGTTTCTAAATTGTGCAAGTTCATTTCACGCATCCCTTGCACAACCGATCGTTTTCGTTGGATCACCTCTGCTAAATTAACGCTGGGTGTATTAGCTTTAACACCATAAACGGCACTGTTTCGCACTGTATTTGCCACATTGGCACTCGCCACCATAGTTTTAGTAGGAATGCAGGCAATATTAATGCACCCGCCACCAATCATGTTTAAGCTGCGTTCAACCAGAGCGGTTTTACGTCCGTCAGCGACTAACGCTGGTGCAAGTGTTTTACCCGCCTTGCCACCGCCGATAATAATGTCGTCATAGTGTTGAGTGTCTACTTCCATATCCTTTGGGTTTGATCGGGTGAATACGATTTCTAGAAGGTGTTATAAATTTCAGAAAAAACTGGCTGACTAAGAGGGTTTTAGCGATAACGTATTTGCCTTAGCTGGATTTCCCAAAAGTGCTAACACCCGCAAGAAGATTCAACTTTTTCTACAAGCTTGCTTCATCAAAATACGGTTATTTTTATACACCTCTAAAGTTCCAGACTGCGGGTTATCTAACGTGCCATCCCACACCCAATATTCATAAATTCCACTCCGAAACTTATACACTCGAACACCTTCTGTCGCTTGGCTAGTTCCTTTGCCCAAACTTAAATTACCGTTGGGACTGGTCGCGCGATAGAGTAGTTCACCGTTCGTATAATTCTGCCAAATATTGATGTTGTACCGACCCTGGCATTTTGTACTCAGGATGATGCCAGCAGTAGAATCAGCAGAAGCTCTTAAGGAAAAATTAGCTAAGATACTAATTGGCAGAGCAAGAAGTAACGCAGATGTTTTCATGAGTGTTGTAAAATTAATGAGTTTGACATTACTTGATTGCTGCTAGAACTTCATCTGTAGAAAGGACTGCATTGGCGATATACCCAAAGTTGATCAGTGCTGCCTTATAGCCATCACCCAGTTGCGGATGTCGAGGAGCAGCTGTTGCATCCTTGACGACAACGACTTGGAATCCCTGTTCGAGCAATTCGCGTAGGTGAGCTTCAACACAAAGATTTGCCAACATTCCAAGTAGAATAACTTTGCTGATCTTGCGTTTACGCAGTTGCAAAACGAGGTCGTTAGTTTGCGGCCCATAGACTTTGTGGGGACTGGCCACAATCGTCTTACCATCCTCAATGAAGGGCTTGTAGCGATCAAGCCAGTCAGCACCCGATCCCAAGAATCCATCAAGGCTTAACGCGCCACGGCGATCAAACTCCTTAACCTCAAGCATCATTTGCTCTAGGTTGCCGGCAAATTTCCAATTATGATCGGTGGGGTAGTAATAGTGAGGGGAGATAAAAACCTCGAATTCATTCTGCTTTGCGGCTTTGAAGATTCGCTCGATGTTCTCGACTGTATTGTTATCCTTAACACTCTCACCCACCAAATCCCAGGAAACCCCTTTTTCGCTCAAGACATCGTTTTGCGGATCGATGACGACTACTGCGGTGTCATTCTTGTTGATGTTCATGCTTTTTTCCTTGCTTATTGATTTTCACCGTTCTCTTTCTTAAAAACCATCTGCGATATGCAGCATTTTTCCAGTGATTCAGAATCAGAATATTTTGGTTGCTAGAGCGATCAAGGTGGGCAAATTATCGGTCAGTAGCCCTATTTCAGACTTTGACACCACTGCCTAAATGCTGTTTCAAAAACGCCAATGTGCGATCACGTGCTAATTCTGCGGCTTCTTGGCGATAAGCGGAACTACCCACGCGATTAAACCCATGACTCACTCCTTCATAGCGATAGATTGTTACCAGGGGGTTGTCTTTCATTCCTTGCTGAATGGACGCTTGAGCAGTTGGTGACACAAACTCGTCATTTTCACCCAGATGCAATATCAGAGGTTTCTGAATTTTTGTCGCCTCTGCTAAATTCTTGTCAATGTCGACACCGTAGTAACTAACATTGGCATCTGCATCAGTACGTGTT
This region of Nostoc sp. UHCC 0302 genomic DNA includes:
- a CDS encoding mercuric reductase, with the protein product MEVDTQHYDDIIIGGGKAGKTLAPALVADGRKTALVERSLNMIGGGCINIACIPTKTMVASANVANTVRNSAVYGVKANTPSVNLAEVIQRKRSVVQGMREMNLHNLETALGHELIIGTARFAAPKTIAVTTTEGNNRLLTAERLFINTGTRPLIPSIPGLTEVEFLTSESIMELEYLPEHLIVLGSGYIGLEFAQMFRRFGSGVTVIGQSEQILSQQDPDIAIAVQTLLERDGIEFLLKAKVLRVNRTGNETILQIQVGDREITLQGSHLLVAVGRAPNTDSLNLAAADVVTDTRGFIQVNDRLETNIPGIWALGDINGGPQYTHISLDDYRIIKANLIDGGNRSTRDRLVPSCLFIDPELAHVGLTETEAQQQGYAIRVAKVDASAVPRAKTLGKTDGLLKAIVDADTGRILGCSLLCHEAGEVISTVQMVMQAQMPYTVLRDGILTHPTMTEGLNILFSKL
- a CDS encoding L-lactate dehydrogenase, encoding MSKTSKVGIIGAGNVGADVANALVLLGRCVRVVLFDRTLSKAEGQVWDIEDSIPLLKEMEIIPSNQYEDLADSDIIIVTAGVQPKLGQTRLDTLSDNAEIIRSTIKELDRVAPNSIVIIISNPVDVLTRIAIATSTRAENLIFGSGTVLDTARLRYQLGKRLNVAKQDIHAYVIGEHGDSQFVVWSSAFIGGILLTEFPIPQGATLEQIQQEYAQLARKRGHNIFERKGNTSYGISTVICQLVDTILRDEKQIFPVSARADSNYGVGSEVVLGLPCIIGSTGIERQLLLSRNTHEQRLLEESANKLNEAHK
- a CDS encoding cysteine hydrolase, which encodes MNINKNDTAVVVIDPQNDVLSEKGVSWDLVGESVKDNNTVENIERIFKAAKQNEFEVFISPHYYYPTDHNWKFAGNLEQMMLEVKEFDRRGALSLDGFLGSGADWLDRYKPFIEDGKTIVASPHKVYGPQTNDLVLQLRKRKISKVILLGMLANLCVEAHLRELLEQGFQVVVVKDATAAPRHPQLGDGYKAALINFGYIANAVLSTDEVLAAIK